In Stomoxys calcitrans chromosome 2, idStoCalc2.1, whole genome shotgun sequence, the following proteins share a genomic window:
- the LOC106096239 gene encoding putative hydroxypyruvate isomerase, with the protein MALKFAANLNFLFTEVASIAERISLAHKAGFRAVEIPYPRSEEAAVVKAREETGIKVALLNIALGTNELQLGATSVPGAEKHFQTHLTETINLAKQLQCQKIHLMSGLVKTSSREEHLATYVANLKYAAGVLEKENIVGVIEPINQYSVPSYFMNCYDMAVNVLNDVNSKNLKLLLDIFHRQLIRGNISNGFQELSQYIGHIQIAQVPHRHEPDQAGELDYGYVFELIAKAGYADWIGCEYKPKTTTNEGLKWLDKYGQKL; encoded by the coding sequence ATGGCTCTTAAATTTGCGGCAAATCTAAACTTCCTATTTACTGAGGTGGCCAGCATTGCGGAAAGAATATCCTTGGCACACAAAGCAGGATTCCGAGCTGTGGAAATTCCCTACCCCAGATCCGAAGAAGCTGCTGTAGTCAAAGCCCGAGAAGAAACCGGTATTAAAGTAGCCCTGCTGAATATTGCCTTGGGCACCAACGAGCTACAGTTGGGGGCAACTAGTGTGCCGGGagcagaaaaacattttcaaaccCATCTAACAGAAACCATAAACTTAGCAAAACAATTGCAATGCCAAAAGATACATCTAATGTCTGGTTTGGTAAAAACTTCCTCGCGTGAAGAACACTTGGCCACCTATGTGGCCAATTTGAAATATGCTGCTGGTGTGCTGGAAAAAGAGAATATTGTGGGAGTCATTGAGCCAATTAACCAGTATTCTGTACCTTCGTATTTTATGAATTGCTATGACATGGCTGTGAATGTATTGAATGATGTTAATagcaaaaatcttaaacttctGTTGGACATATTCCACAGGCAATTAATACGTGGCAATATCAGCAATGGTTTCCAAGAATTGTCCCAATATATTGGCCACATACAAATTGCCCAAGTGCCGCATCGTCATGAGCCGGATCAGGCTGGAGAATTGGACTATGGCTATGTGTTTGAATTGATTGCAAAGGCGGGCTATGCCGATTGGATTGGTTGTGAATATAAACCAAAGACCACAACAAATGAAGGTCTTAAGTGGTTAGATAAATATGGGCAAAAATTATAA